The Rubrobacter calidifluminis genome has a segment encoding these proteins:
- a CDS encoding SDR family NAD(P)-dependent oxidoreductase — translation MEESLGRQEGLPEDIAGIFSLEGKKAAVTGAASGLGRAIALGFARFGADVACLDINLEGAEETAEQISGLGRKSTAIAVDVRDWEGVRSAAGETGRWAGRLDIAVNVPGINRRKPVLELEPEEFDAVLDVNLRGLFHCSKAFGELMVRGGGGGRIINMASIFGLVVMQRQAAYAASKGGVVQLTRVLALEFAPHGILVNALAPAYFTTPLVRQVMEDTAWYEDVVRRVPMGRFGEVWEIVGPAVFLASRASSFVTGSVLLVDGGWTAQ, via the coding sequence ATGGAGGAGAGCCTGGGAAGACAGGAGGGGCTTCCGGAGGATATCGCGGGGATCTTCAGCCTCGAAGGCAAAAAGGCCGCCGTCACGGGGGCTGCGTCGGGTCTCGGGCGGGCGATAGCGCTCGGGTTCGCGCGGTTCGGGGCGGATGTGGCCTGCCTGGACATCAACCTGGAGGGCGCGGAGGAGACGGCGGAGCAGATCTCCGGGCTCGGCCGGAAGAGCACGGCGATCGCGGTTGACGTGCGCGACTGGGAGGGGGTACGCTCTGCGGCGGGGGAGACCGGGAGGTGGGCCGGGCGGTTGGATATCGCCGTCAACGTCCCCGGCATCAACCGGCGCAAGCCGGTGCTGGAGCTCGAGCCGGAGGAGTTCGACGCCGTCCTGGACGTGAACCTGCGGGGTCTCTTCCACTGCTCGAAGGCCTTCGGGGAGCTCATGGTCCGTGGCGGGGGAGGCGGCAGGATCATCAACATGGCCTCCATCTTCGGGCTCGTGGTGATGCAGCGGCAGGCGGCCTACGCGGCGAGCAAGGGGGGCGTGGTGCAGCTGACGCGGGTGCTTGCGCTCGAGTTCGCCCCGCACGGCATCCTGGTCAACGCGCTCGCCCCGGCGTACTTCACCACGCCGCTCGTGCGGCAGGTGATGGAGGATACCGCGTGGTACGAGGACGTGGTGCGGCGGGTGCCGATGGGTCGCTTCGGTGAGGTCTGGGAGATAGTCGGGCCGGCGGTCTTCCTCGCCTCCCGCGCCTCGAGCTTCGTGACCGGGAGCGTGCTTTTGGTGGACGGCGGCTGGACCGCGCAGTAG
- a CDS encoding DNA-methyltransferase, with product MELGRLSSYGEPGAIVYRTDCVEFMRLVPPGCVDMVFADPPYRLSSGGVTVRGGRLAPVDKGEWDRPRGLREDYAFDLRWLRGVRRILKPDGTVWITGTHHNVFSVGFALLRLGFRIIQTIVWEKPDPPPNALHTAFTHAHELLVWASRSRSSRYTFNHEVFEGSGSSSSPLTSVWRIPSAPPAERLCGYHPTQKPLRLVRRTILASTREKELVFDPFCGSGTTAVAARELGRAFVGTELEEEFCTLAARRIAASRWGDALHRV from the coding sequence ATGGAACTGGGCCGGCTGAGTTCCTACGGTGAGCCGGGGGCGATCGTCTACCGTACGGACTGCGTGGAGTTCATGCGCCTCGTGCCGCCGGGGTGTGTGGACATGGTCTTCGCGGATCCTCCCTACCGCCTCTCCTCGGGCGGGGTCACGGTCAGGGGCGGCAGGCTCGCACCGGTGGACAAGGGGGAATGGGACCGTCCGAGGGGTTTGCGCGAGGATTACGCCTTCGACCTGCGCTGGCTGAGGGGGGTGCGGCGCATACTCAAGCCGGACGGCACCGTCTGGATCACCGGCACCCACCACAACGTCTTCTCGGTCGGCTTCGCGCTTCTCAGGCTGGGTTTCAGGATCATACAGACCATAGTCTGGGAGAAACCCGACCCGCCCCCGAACGCGCTGCACACCGCCTTCACCCACGCGCACGAGCTCCTGGTCTGGGCCTCGCGGAGCCGATCGTCGCGCTACACCTTCAACCACGAGGTTTTCGAAGGTTCGGGGTCGTCATCCTCCCCTCTCACCTCCGTCTGGCGCATCCCGAGCGCCCCGCCCGCCGAGAGGCTCTGCGGCTACCACCCGACCCAGAAGCCGCTGCGGCTCGTGCGGCGGACGATACTGGCCTCCACGCGCGAGAAGGAGCTCGTCTTCGACCCTTTCTGCGGCTCCGGGACGACGGCCGTCGCCGCCAGGGAGCTGGGGCGCGCCTTCGTCGGCACCGAGCTCGAGGAGGAGTTCTGTACGCTCGCCGCCAGGCGCATCGCCGCCTCCAGATGGGGAGACGCCCTGCACCGCGTTTGA
- a CDS encoding acyl-CoA thioesterase yields the protein MKRTPVIKRLEIRYRDLDPYGHVNNAVYLEFFETLQFAYWRRLAENLGVELETGDLPGARHVVAENRVRYVSPVFLDDELYGAASISSVGNRSYTMEYELRVGKSFEEGELAAEGSAAHVFYDPEAGSSRPRPDWFLSAVAELEGVPEEDLLR from the coding sequence GTGAAGAGAACGCCAGTCATAAAACGGCTCGAGATCCGCTACCGCGACCTCGACCCTTACGGGCACGTCAACAACGCGGTCTACCTGGAGTTCTTCGAGACGCTGCAGTTCGCCTACTGGCGGCGTCTGGCGGAGAACCTCGGGGTCGAGCTCGAGACCGGGGACCTCCCGGGAGCCCGGCACGTGGTCGCGGAGAACCGGGTACGCTACGTCTCGCCGGTCTTCCTCGACGACGAGCTCTACGGGGCAGCGAGCATCTCCTCGGTGGGGAACCGCTCGTACACGATGGAGTACGAGCTGCGCGTCGGCAAGAGCTTCGAGGAGGGCGAGCTCGCCGCCGAGGGGAGTGCGGCCCACGTCTTCTACGACCCGGAGGCCGGAAGCTCGCGCCCGCGCCCGGACTGGTTCCTCTCGGCGGTCGCGGAGCTCGAAGGGGTCCCGGAGGAGGATCTCCTCCGCTAG
- a CDS encoding tetratricopeptide repeat protein, giving the protein MGYEEFLEQGETLAEEGLVEEALARFEQALADEPDNPEAVEAVGRALMNLGRLEEAADYFERALALDPGWAAPHIDLAFLAMRREDPFKVVHHLERAIEADPELPEAYVELGRYYGLLGEPDLARATFERWTSANPEDADVLIEAGLTLFDAGEYADSLGFFEAAAEVAGNEEQRSAALTYRANALDMLGRYEEAVAGYEGVISQNPSWWEAHVNLGICHDRNGEREKAEAAFRRGLEECPGSPELRDELAAHYLAEKRNLREALALSEEAVALGRDEVRHLYTLGEVRAALQDDAGAEEAYRAVLTLDPEDPEARVELGLIYERRGRIPEAEQQFMEALKRDPDNPRALHSYAGLYYAAGDRAMAERLLERAITSDPGYAPALSALSGLKAGQGDREGALRLMQRAIEAGESDRSYFENAPEFAALRGDAVFTALLERMDEDEGSP; this is encoded by the coding sequence ATGGGTTACGAAGAGTTTCTGGAGCAGGGTGAGACCCTCGCCGAGGAGGGTCTCGTGGAGGAGGCACTCGCCCGCTTCGAACAGGCCCTGGCCGACGAACCGGACAACCCGGAAGCGGTGGAGGCCGTCGGGCGGGCGCTGATGAACCTGGGGAGGCTCGAGGAGGCCGCGGATTACTTCGAACGTGCTCTGGCACTCGACCCCGGGTGGGCCGCCCCGCACATCGACCTCGCCTTCCTGGCGATGCGCCGCGAGGACCCGTTCAAGGTCGTCCACCACCTGGAACGCGCGATAGAGGCCGACCCCGAGCTACCGGAAGCCTACGTCGAGCTCGGCCGCTACTACGGCCTGCTGGGCGAGCCCGATCTCGCCCGCGCGACCTTCGAGCGCTGGACCTCGGCCAACCCTGAGGACGCCGACGTCCTGATCGAGGCCGGGCTCACCCTCTTCGACGCCGGGGAGTACGCCGACTCGCTGGGCTTCTTCGAGGCCGCCGCGGAGGTGGCCGGGAATGAGGAGCAGAGGAGCGCCGCGCTCACCTACCGGGCGAACGCCCTCGACATGCTCGGCCGCTACGAGGAGGCCGTCGCCGGCTACGAGGGCGTGATCTCGCAAAACCCCTCGTGGTGGGAGGCGCACGTCAACCTGGGCATCTGCCACGACCGCAACGGTGAGCGGGAGAAGGCCGAGGCGGCCTTCCGGCGGGGGCTCGAAGAGTGCCCCGGCTCCCCGGAGCTGCGCGACGAGCTCGCGGCCCACTACCTGGCGGAGAAACGGAACCTCAGGGAGGCCCTCGCGCTCTCGGAGGAGGCGGTGGCGCTGGGACGCGACGAGGTACGCCACCTCTACACGCTCGGCGAGGTGCGGGCGGCGCTGCAGGACGACGCCGGGGCCGAGGAGGCCTACCGGGCCGTCCTCACCCTCGACCCGGAGGACCCGGAAGCGCGGGTGGAGCTCGGCCTCATCTACGAGCGGCGCGGCAGGATCCCGGAGGCCGAGCAGCAGTTCATGGAGGCGCTCAAGCGGGACCCTGACAACCCGCGCGCCCTCCACTCCTACGCCGGACTCTACTACGCAGCAGGAGACAGGGCGATGGCCGAGCGACTGCTCGAGCGCGCGATCACCTCCGATCCCGGCTACGCCCCGGCGCTCTCCGCCCTCTCCGGGCTCAAGGCCGGACAGGGAGACAGAGAGGGTGCGTTGAGGTTGATGCAACGCGCGATCGAGGCCGGGGAGAGCGACAGAAGCTACTTCGAGAACGCCCCGGAGTTCGCCGCGTTGCGCGGGGATGCGGTGTTCACGGCGCTCCTCGAGCGCATGGACGAAGACGAAGGCTCCCCGTAG
- a CDS encoding HD domain-containing protein, translating into MRDVFAEIEALVARAGTHPVWGYAHCLRVYETARSLAREEELDHDEEALFLAALLHDIGLYRAYNLREGRDHAERSASVATRILRDRNFPEERILLVADAIEHHPPGRAPGSSAESLLLKDAVILDYLGSIGLARIFAMVGIEKDVPDLSAAFHHAQELRRRLPRLLRFATSRRIALDRCMEMDRFFGNMNEATRGGRLL; encoded by the coding sequence GTGCGGGACGTATTCGCCGAGATCGAGGCGCTCGTCGCCCGGGCCGGGACCCACCCGGTCTGGGGCTACGCCCACTGCCTGAGGGTCTACGAGACCGCCCGCTCCCTCGCGCGCGAGGAGGAGCTCGATCACGACGAAGAGGCGCTCTTCCTCGCCGCCCTGCTGCACGACATCGGGCTCTACCGGGCCTACAACCTGAGGGAGGGCCGGGACCACGCGGAGCGCTCCGCCTCGGTGGCCACCCGCATCCTGCGCGACCGCAACTTCCCGGAGGAGCGTATCCTGCTGGTCGCCGACGCCATAGAGCACCACCCGCCGGGGCGCGCTCCCGGCTCCTCGGCGGAGTCGCTGCTCCTCAAAGACGCCGTGATCCTGGACTATCTGGGCAGTATCGGGCTGGCCAGGATCTTCGCGATGGTGGGAATAGAGAAGGACGTCCCGGACCTCTCCGCCGCGTTCCACCACGCGCAGGAGCTGCGCCGCCGGCTCCCGCGCCTGCTGCGCTTCGCGACGAGCCGCAGGATCGCGCTCGACCGCTGCATGGAGATGGACCGGTTCTTCGGGAACATGAATGAAGCTACCCGGGGAGGGAGGCTCCTCTAG
- a CDS encoding ROK family protein: MNAIGVDIGGTKIAAGVVSPEGKILNEVRYPTPAFRERLLSSIAAAIREVGSGYEVGGVCLAVPGFVSTRENRVITAPNLEVIEGIPLREELGGRVGLPVTVENDANAAAWGEFRFGSGERCEHLVFVTLGTGVGGGVISHGVLLRGAQGAAGELGHVTVQATGPRCSCGNRGCLETLTSGTAIRRRAREVASEMPHSALGRLAVERDVLGEDVLRLARRGDEAALQVLREAGRWLGIGLAAFVNIFNPEVIAIGGGVSEAGELILEPARREVWLRARSPSRELVRVREATLGPEAGVLGAAALARDEEGALVLENGGASDSS, from the coding sequence GGGCAAGATACTGAACGAGGTGCGCTATCCCACGCCGGCTTTCCGGGAGAGGTTGCTCTCGAGCATCGCCGCCGCCATCCGGGAGGTCGGGAGCGGATACGAGGTGGGGGGCGTGTGCCTGGCGGTCCCGGGGTTCGTATCGACCCGGGAAAACAGGGTCATAACAGCCCCCAACCTGGAGGTCATAGAGGGGATACCACTGCGGGAGGAGCTCGGGGGCAGGGTGGGGCTCCCGGTGACCGTCGAGAACGACGCGAACGCCGCGGCCTGGGGAGAGTTCCGCTTCGGCTCCGGCGAGAGGTGCGAGCACCTGGTGTTCGTGACGCTCGGCACCGGGGTGGGCGGTGGCGTGATCTCGCACGGCGTGCTTTTGCGCGGGGCGCAGGGGGCTGCCGGGGAGCTCGGGCACGTGACCGTTCAGGCGACGGGGCCGCGCTGCAGCTGCGGCAACCGGGGTTGCCTGGAGACGCTGACCTCCGGCACGGCGATCCGGCGTCGGGCCCGGGAGGTGGCGAGCGAGATGCCCCACTCGGCGCTCGGGCGACTCGCCGTCGAGCGGGACGTTCTCGGCGAGGACGTGCTCCGGCTTGCGCGTCGGGGGGACGAGGCGGCGTTACAGGTTCTGCGCGAGGCGGGGAGGTGGCTCGGGATAGGGCTCGCGGCCTTCGTCAACATCTTCAACCCGGAGGTCATCGCCATAGGAGGCGGCGTCTCGGAGGCGGGAGAGCTCATCCTGGAGCCGGCGCGCAGGGAGGTGTGGCTGCGGGCGCGCTCCCCCTCGCGCGAGCTGGTGCGGGTGCGCGAGGCCACCCTGGGGCCCGAGGCGGGGGTGCTTGGCGCGGCCGCGCTCGCCAGGGACGAGGAGGGAGCCCTGGTGCTGGAGAACGGCGGCGCCTCCGATTCCTCCTGA